The following is a genomic window from Solanum lycopersicum chromosome 6, SLM_r2.1.
gttagaactcgccttaatgctactttccgtaccaaggaggtagataataggaaaagaattatcaacatagatttagtgtatactatctaataggctagtatttgattggtacgaggtaataacttagtcaaatatcgaataagatgcttaatatgaggtaaagataagggttaggatagcaacacacgtagccggaccaaggtgcggagtaatattttttagatgtcggattaaggatttagaaatacataacttatcactttgcatgcaagatactaggaaagaattgttatagttagacttatcaagttatgaacctgtggggaacacgtaaaccctatttactttgattaattgattaaactccaatatttGAAGTTGTTACTTGTCTCCTTTTTcggtagttattttcatttatttaggaatagaaacccccattttatcatttttgctttccaagaaagtaattgactgaacattaatagtaataaattgaagttaagtctaaactattttcctcgtgggaacgatcccaacctcactagttggattatttacttgacacgaccgctttacttcttatttgagaagtaatttgagcgtatcagtatCAAAGCatagagttcaagagtcctagggagttTATGAAGTCGTATTGTAGAGTCTTAGTTATCGGTGTGAAAAGCACCACATCTATGATTAACAAGCTGCAATTTCAGATCATCATGCCTCTACGAAGAGAATCAAGAGGTCGTCCAACTAGAAGGAATGTAGAGAATCCAGAGGTACCTAATGCACCAAACGTGCAACCTCAGGGGAAGTCACCAATTCGGAGTTCCGTGAGGTGATCTGGATGCTAAGCCAAGCAGTGACTAACCAAGTCGAGTAACAGAGAGGATCTCGACAAGAAAAGGATGATACATCAAAGACTCACGAATTTCTGAGACTGAATCCTCCTAGCTTCACTAGTTTGAGCACCGTTGAGGATCCAGAAAACTTTGTGGAAGAGTTGAATAAAGTTTTTTGATGTGATGCATGTGGTTGATACTGAGTAGGTTGAGCTAGCTGCATATAAATTGAAGATTATGGTTAAAACATGGTTTGATCAGTGGAAGGAGGACAAAGATGAGGATGCACCACGTCCAAGTTGAGTTTGCTTtgaagaagctttcttggggcGTTTCTTTCCTCGAGAATTGAAAGAGGCAAAGGTACGATAGTTCCTTACCCTTAATCAGGACATATTTAATATGCATGAATATAGGTTGAAGTTCACCCAGTTGTCCCACTATGATCCTAAAATGGTTAAGGACATGCAGAGCAGGATAGTTTTTTTTGTTGCTGGCTTGGGTCGTGCTTCAAGAAAAGAGGGCAGAGCTGTAATGCTGATAGTCGACATTGACATATCTAGGTTGATGGTATATGTGTAGAAGGTTGAAGAAGAGAAGCTGAGGGACATAGAAGAGTATAGGAATAAGAAAGCTAAGACTGGGAATAAATTCGGGCAGGGAAGAGCAATGTCATCGGCCATCATTCCAGCAGAAACAAAAGGGACATGCTCCTTCATTGGCTAGTGCACCTGCACCAAGAAAAAATGTGAGTACAACAATCAAAGTTACAGAGTTAAACCTACGTATTCTCAGGGTAGCGTGGCATAAAGAGGTAGTAAGACTCCTGTATGAGCCAAGTGTGGATGAAACCATTCGGGTACTTGTCGTGATGGCTCCACTAGTTGTTTCAAGTGTGGTCATAATGGTCATTTCATGCGAGAATGTCCAAAGAACAAACAGGGAAATTGTAATGGGG
Proteins encoded in this region:
- the LOC138349295 gene encoding uncharacterized protein, with translation MINKLQFQIIMPLRRESRGRPTRRNVENPEVPNAPNVQPQGKSPIRSSVRLKFTQLSHYDPKMVKDMQSRIVFFVAGLGRASRKEGRAVMLIVDIDISREEQCHRPSFQQKQKGHAPSLASAPAPRKNVSTTIKVTELNLRILRVAWHKEVVRLLYEPSVDETIRVLVVMAPLVVSSVVIMVISCENVQRTNREIVMGITTHFSSVAPPYMDAPRGATSGTGGGAHRLYGMTSFQEQKNSPDFVTGCSKSLLLMIMLC